A genomic segment from Amphiprion ocellaris isolate individual 3 ecotype Okinawa chromosome 17, ASM2253959v1, whole genome shotgun sequence encodes:
- the cldn5b gene encoding claudin-5b: protein MRSPLIGLKFVWRRSSGVSVINEEPRNAAPSNPLQKTSAVRPDPQSCRTGAMLAACLEFLGLALCVTGSLLVMVACGMPMWKVTAFIDTNIVVAQTIWDGLWMSCVVQSTGQMQCKVHDSILALSQDLQTARALTVISAVLGVVALTVTVAGAQCTNCIKDETVKARVVHAGGVIYIISGLFVLVPLCWMANNIIVDFHNPQIPPSKKREIGASIYIGWAATALLLLGGTLLCCSFSQGVRGSYPIKYVPTKTITANGDFDKKHYV, encoded by the coding sequence ATgcgctcacctctgattggtcTAAAGTTTGTCTGGAGGCGCAGCAGCGGCGTCAGTGTGATAAATGAGGAGCCTCGGAACGCAGCGCCGTCAAACCCACTTCAGAAGACCTCAGCTGTCCGTCCGGACCCTCAGAGCTGTAGAACCGGAGCCATGCTCGCTGCCTGTCTGGAGTTCCTCGGTCTGGCGCTGTGCGTCACCGGCTCCCTGCTGGTGATGGTGGCCTGCGGGATGCCCATGTGGAAGGTGACCGCCTTCATCGACACCAACATCGTGGTGGCTCAGACCATCTGGGACGGTCTGTGGATGTCCTGCGTGGTGCAGAGCACCGGACAGATGCAGTGCAAAGTCCACGACTCGATTCTCGCCCTCTCTCAGGACCTACAGACGGCCCGAGCCCTCACGGTCATCTCCGCCGTGCTGGGCGTCGTGGCGCTGACGGTGACGGTGGCCGGGGCGCAGTGCACCAACTGCATCAAGGACGAGACGGTGAAGGCGCGGGTGGTGCACGCCGGAGGGGTCATCTACATCATCAGCGGGCTCTTCGTGCTGGTGCCTCTCTGTTGGATGGCCAACAACATCATCGTGGACTTCCACAACCCGCAGATTCCTCCGTCCAAGAAGAGAGAGATCGGAGCCTCCATCTACATCGGCTGGGCGGCCAccgcgctgctgctgctgggcggGACGCTGCTGTGCTGCTCCTTCTCCCAGGGGGTCCGGGGGTCCTACCCCATCAAATACGTCCCCACCAAGACGATCACAGCCAACGGGGACTTCGACAAGAAGCATTATGTATAA